A single Biomphalaria glabrata chromosome 2, xgBioGlab47.1, whole genome shotgun sequence DNA region contains:
- the LOC106052775 gene encoding G protein-activated inward rectifier potassium channel 4-like isoform X1, with the protein MQAVLKQIMETSYGPMNGPTASMPEPDLLDNGKVVDTSKRESKDSFMEYAQRHVRKTISNSSRGVVGGGGAGGGVQGPNRRANANFSKRMRRRLVYKNGEVNITQTNIRKRRRRYLADIFTTLVDIKWRYNLMLFAMAFTLSWLIFALIWWLVCFSHGDLDNVGNQSWRPCVMEIKSFTSALLFSIETQHTIGYGFRHTTEECPEAIVLMMFQSCFGVICQALMTGIVFAKLSRPKKRAETLMFSKSACICKQDGDMCLLLRVGDMRKSQIVEAHIRAVLIKKKITKEGDVLPLYQFDVDLGFGEGRDRLFLVWPVIIVHKIDQDSPFWELSPEDLYREQFELIVILEGIVESTGMTTQARSSYLPGEVLWGHRFERLVTFQKENGQYQIDFSRFHNTIPVDTPTCSAKELAEMTAAGQTPDQTFCATRNPDDLEDEEEDEEEDNTSLASKSDRYLKHNGHYVIKRHGAAQTDYFGDDFDSSKLSSSTDLGSQDLSETLL; encoded by the coding sequence GTGGTGGACACCTCGAAGAGGGAGTCGAAAGACTCGTTTATGGAGTACGCCCAGAGACACGTGCGGAAGACCATCAGCAACAGCTCAAGGGGTGTTGTTGGCGGGGGCGGAGCTGGCGGAGGGGTGCAAGGGCCCAACCGGCGAGCCAACGCCAACTTCAGCAAGCGCATGCGCCGGAGACTGGTGTACAAGAACGGCGAGGTCAACATCACCCAGACGAACATACGCAAGAGGAGGCGGCGGTACCTGGCCGACATTTTCACTACACTGGTGGACATCAAGTGGAGGTATAACCTCATGCTCTTCGCCATGGCCTTCACTCTTAGCTGGCTCATCTTCGCCCTCATCTGGTGGCTGGTATGCTTCTCCCACGGGGACTTGGACAATGTGGGCAACCAGAGCTGGCGCCCTTGCGTCATGGAAATTAAGTCTTTCACCTCCGCCTTGCTATTCTCCATAGAGACCCAACACACTATAGGCTACGGCTTCCGGCACACCACTGAAGAGTGTCCGGAAGCCATTGTACTCATGATGTTCCAGTCCTGCTTCGGGGTGATCTGCCAGGCCCTCATGACAGGCATAGTCTTCGCAAAGCTTTCCCGCCCTAAAAAAAGGGCAGAGACGCTCATGTTTAGTAAGAGCGCTTGCATCTGTAAGCAGGACGGCGACATGTGCCTCCTCCTGCGGGTCGGGGACATGCGCAAGTCGCAGATCGTGGAGGCGCACATCCGAGCCGTGCTCATCAAGAAGAAAATCACCAAAGAGGGCGACGTGCTGCCGCTGTATCAGTTCGACGTGGACCTCGGCTTCGGGGAAGGCAGGGATCGGTTGTTCCTCGTCTGGCCAGTCATCATCGTCCACAAGATCGACCAGGACAGCCCCTTCTGGGAGCTCTCTCCTGAGGACCTTTACCGTGAGCAGTTCGAACTCATCGTCATCCTCGAAGGGATAGTGGAGAGCACGGGGATGACCACCCAGGCCCGTAGCTCTTACCTCCCCGGGGAGGTCCTCTGGGGGCACCGCTTCGAGAGGCTCGTGACGTTTCAGAAGGAGAACGGTCAGTACCAGATCGACTTCTCCCGCTTCCATAACACCATCCCCGTGGACACTCCCACCTGCAGTGCCAAAGAGCTGGCCGAAATGACGGCGGCCGGCCAGACGCCGGACCAGACGTTCTGCGCCACCAGGAATCCGGACGACTTAGAGGACGAAGAAGAGGACGAAGAGGAGGATAACACGTCGCTGGCCTCCAAGTCGGACAGGTACTTGAAACACAACGGCCACTACGTGATTAAAAGGCACGGGGCGGCCCAAACCGATTACTTTGGGGACGATTTTGATTCTAGCAAACTTAGTTCTAGCACTGACCTAGGCTCGCAAGATTTGTCCGAAACTTTGCTTTGA
- the LOC106052775 gene encoding G protein-activated inward rectifier potassium channel 4-like isoform X3, which translates to MYLLKLAGGYKTFRNVWSVVDTSKRESKDSFMEYAQRHVRKTISNSSRGVVGGGGAGGGVQGPNRRANANFSKRMRRRLVYKNGEVNITQTNIRKRRRRYLADIFTTLVDIKWRYNLMLFAMAFTLSWLIFALIWWLVCFSHGDLDNVGNQSWRPCVMEIKSFTSALLFSIETQHTIGYGFRHTTEECPEAIVLMMFQSCFGVICQALMTGIVFAKLSRPKKRAETLMFSKSACICKQDGDMCLLLRVGDMRKSQIVEAHIRAVLIKKKITKEGDVLPLYQFDVDLGFGEGRDRLFLVWPVIIVHKIDQDSPFWELSPEDLYREQFELIVILEGIVESTGMTTQARSSYLPGEVLWGHRFERLVTFQKENGQYQIDFSRFHNTIPVDTPTCSAKELAEMTAAGQTPDQTFCATRNPDDLEDEEEDEEEDNTSLASKSDRYLKHNGHYVIKRHGAAQTDYFGDDFDSSKLSSSTDLGSQDLSETLL; encoded by the coding sequence GTGGTGGACACCTCGAAGAGGGAGTCGAAAGACTCGTTTATGGAGTACGCCCAGAGACACGTGCGGAAGACCATCAGCAACAGCTCAAGGGGTGTTGTTGGCGGGGGCGGAGCTGGCGGAGGGGTGCAAGGGCCCAACCGGCGAGCCAACGCCAACTTCAGCAAGCGCATGCGCCGGAGACTGGTGTACAAGAACGGCGAGGTCAACATCACCCAGACGAACATACGCAAGAGGAGGCGGCGGTACCTGGCCGACATTTTCACTACACTGGTGGACATCAAGTGGAGGTATAACCTCATGCTCTTCGCCATGGCCTTCACTCTTAGCTGGCTCATCTTCGCCCTCATCTGGTGGCTGGTATGCTTCTCCCACGGGGACTTGGACAATGTGGGCAACCAGAGCTGGCGCCCTTGCGTCATGGAAATTAAGTCTTTCACCTCCGCCTTGCTATTCTCCATAGAGACCCAACACACTATAGGCTACGGCTTCCGGCACACCACTGAAGAGTGTCCGGAAGCCATTGTACTCATGATGTTCCAGTCCTGCTTCGGGGTGATCTGCCAGGCCCTCATGACAGGCATAGTCTTCGCAAAGCTTTCCCGCCCTAAAAAAAGGGCAGAGACGCTCATGTTTAGTAAGAGCGCTTGCATCTGTAAGCAGGACGGCGACATGTGCCTCCTCCTGCGGGTCGGGGACATGCGCAAGTCGCAGATCGTGGAGGCGCACATCCGAGCCGTGCTCATCAAGAAGAAAATCACCAAAGAGGGCGACGTGCTGCCGCTGTATCAGTTCGACGTGGACCTCGGCTTCGGGGAAGGCAGGGATCGGTTGTTCCTCGTCTGGCCAGTCATCATCGTCCACAAGATCGACCAGGACAGCCCCTTCTGGGAGCTCTCTCCTGAGGACCTTTACCGTGAGCAGTTCGAACTCATCGTCATCCTCGAAGGGATAGTGGAGAGCACGGGGATGACCACCCAGGCCCGTAGCTCTTACCTCCCCGGGGAGGTCCTCTGGGGGCACCGCTTCGAGAGGCTCGTGACGTTTCAGAAGGAGAACGGTCAGTACCAGATCGACTTCTCCCGCTTCCATAACACCATCCCCGTGGACACTCCCACCTGCAGTGCCAAAGAGCTGGCCGAAATGACGGCGGCCGGCCAGACGCCGGACCAGACGTTCTGCGCCACCAGGAATCCGGACGACTTAGAGGACGAAGAAGAGGACGAAGAGGAGGATAACACGTCGCTGGCCTCCAAGTCGGACAGGTACTTGAAACACAACGGCCACTACGTGATTAAAAGGCACGGGGCGGCCCAAACCGATTACTTTGGGGACGATTTTGATTCTAGCAAACTTAGTTCTAGCACTGACCTAGGCTCGCAAGATTTGTCCGAAACTTTGCTTTGA
- the LOC106052775 gene encoding G protein-activated inward rectifier potassium channel 4-like isoform X4: protein MEYAQRHVRKTISNSSRGVVGGGGAGGGVQGPNRRANANFSKRMRRRLVYKNGEVNITQTNIRKRRRRYLADIFTTLVDIKWRYNLMLFAMAFTLSWLIFALIWWLVCFSHGDLDNVGNQSWRPCVMEIKSFTSALLFSIETQHTIGYGFRHTTEECPEAIVLMMFQSCFGVICQALMTGIVFAKLSRPKKRAETLMFSKSACICKQDGDMCLLLRVGDMRKSQIVEAHIRAVLIKKKITKEGDVLPLYQFDVDLGFGEGRDRLFLVWPVIIVHKIDQDSPFWELSPEDLYREQFELIVILEGIVESTGMTTQARSSYLPGEVLWGHRFERLVTFQKENGQYQIDFSRFHNTIPVDTPTCSAKELAEMTAAGQTPDQTFCATRNPDDLEDEEEDEEEDNTSLASKSDRYLKHNGHYVIKRHGAAQTDYFGDDFDSSKLSSSTDLGSQDLSETLL, encoded by the coding sequence ATGGAGTACGCCCAGAGACACGTGCGGAAGACCATCAGCAACAGCTCAAGGGGTGTTGTTGGCGGGGGCGGAGCTGGCGGAGGGGTGCAAGGGCCCAACCGGCGAGCCAACGCCAACTTCAGCAAGCGCATGCGCCGGAGACTGGTGTACAAGAACGGCGAGGTCAACATCACCCAGACGAACATACGCAAGAGGAGGCGGCGGTACCTGGCCGACATTTTCACTACACTGGTGGACATCAAGTGGAGGTATAACCTCATGCTCTTCGCCATGGCCTTCACTCTTAGCTGGCTCATCTTCGCCCTCATCTGGTGGCTGGTATGCTTCTCCCACGGGGACTTGGACAATGTGGGCAACCAGAGCTGGCGCCCTTGCGTCATGGAAATTAAGTCTTTCACCTCCGCCTTGCTATTCTCCATAGAGACCCAACACACTATAGGCTACGGCTTCCGGCACACCACTGAAGAGTGTCCGGAAGCCATTGTACTCATGATGTTCCAGTCCTGCTTCGGGGTGATCTGCCAGGCCCTCATGACAGGCATAGTCTTCGCAAAGCTTTCCCGCCCTAAAAAAAGGGCAGAGACGCTCATGTTTAGTAAGAGCGCTTGCATCTGTAAGCAGGACGGCGACATGTGCCTCCTCCTGCGGGTCGGGGACATGCGCAAGTCGCAGATCGTGGAGGCGCACATCCGAGCCGTGCTCATCAAGAAGAAAATCACCAAAGAGGGCGACGTGCTGCCGCTGTATCAGTTCGACGTGGACCTCGGCTTCGGGGAAGGCAGGGATCGGTTGTTCCTCGTCTGGCCAGTCATCATCGTCCACAAGATCGACCAGGACAGCCCCTTCTGGGAGCTCTCTCCTGAGGACCTTTACCGTGAGCAGTTCGAACTCATCGTCATCCTCGAAGGGATAGTGGAGAGCACGGGGATGACCACCCAGGCCCGTAGCTCTTACCTCCCCGGGGAGGTCCTCTGGGGGCACCGCTTCGAGAGGCTCGTGACGTTTCAGAAGGAGAACGGTCAGTACCAGATCGACTTCTCCCGCTTCCATAACACCATCCCCGTGGACACTCCCACCTGCAGTGCCAAAGAGCTGGCCGAAATGACGGCGGCCGGCCAGACGCCGGACCAGACGTTCTGCGCCACCAGGAATCCGGACGACTTAGAGGACGAAGAAGAGGACGAAGAGGAGGATAACACGTCGCTGGCCTCCAAGTCGGACAGGTACTTGAAACACAACGGCCACTACGTGATTAAAAGGCACGGGGCGGCCCAAACCGATTACTTTGGGGACGATTTTGATTCTAGCAAACTTAGTTCTAGCACTGACCTAGGCTCGCAAGATTTGTCCGAAACTTTGCTTTGA